The Bacteroidales bacterium genome includes a window with the following:
- the holA gene encoding DNA polymerase III subunit delta, protein MTFEAIMTELKAGQYKPVYFLMGEEPWFIDAITDYIVQNALSEADRAFNQLILYGRDTDMGTIINSARRYPMMATRQLIVVKEAQQMKNMEGLESYLSAPMPTTILLFAYKYKKLDKRTKTAKILNDKFVLFEAEKIREDKVAAWILGHLKSRGYQIEGKAATLLVDFLGNDLSKIVNELDKLMIVLPEGSRQITSDIIEKNIGISKDYNNFELNRALVANNVLKANRIIRYFSDNPKNNPFILTLASLFYYFTKVLLYHGLTDKSSAAVARELGINPYFVTEYQQAARLFPLSKTKQIISWLREYDLKAKGASPASEGDLLKELIYKILH, encoded by the coding sequence ATGACTTTTGAGGCAATAATGACTGAACTTAAGGCCGGGCAATACAAACCGGTTTATTTTCTTATGGGCGAGGAACCCTGGTTCATCGACGCCATAACTGATTATATTGTACAAAACGCATTAAGTGAGGCAGACAGGGCTTTCAACCAGCTGATCTTATATGGCAGGGATACCGATATGGGTACTATAATAAACTCAGCCAGGCGTTATCCCATGATGGCCACGCGACAGCTGATTGTCGTAAAAGAAGCCCAGCAAATGAAAAACATGGAGGGACTTGAAAGTTATCTCTCGGCACCCATGCCAACTACCATATTGTTATTTGCCTACAAATACAAAAAACTGGATAAGCGGACAAAAACTGCCAAAATTCTCAATGATAAGTTCGTTTTATTCGAGGCTGAAAAAATAAGGGAAGATAAGGTAGCTGCATGGATACTGGGCCACCTTAAAAGCAGGGGTTACCAGATTGAAGGAAAAGCGGCCACCCTGCTTGTTGATTTCCTGGGAAATGATCTTTCGAAAATCGTTAATGAACTTGATAAGCTCATGATTGTGCTGCCCGAAGGATCACGGCAGATCACATCGGATATTATTGAAAAAAACATAGGTATCAGTAAGGATTATAATAATTTTGAGCTAAACCGGGCCCTTGTTGCAAACAACGTATTGAAAGCCAATCGGATAATTCGCTATTTTTCGGATAATCCGAAAAATAACCCGTTTATCCTCACTCTTGCTTCCCTGTTTTATTATTTTACCAAGGTATTGTTGTATCATGGTTTGACCGATAAAAGCAGCGCTGCTGTTGCACGTGAACTTGGGATAAATCCTTATTTTGTCACAGAATACCAGCAGGCGGCCCGATTATTTCCGCTTTCGAAAACAAAGCAGATCATTTCATGGTTACGTGAATATGACCTCAAAGCAAAAGGGGCATCGCCTGCATCTGAGGGTGATTTATTAAAAGAATTGATTTACAAAATTTTACATTAA
- a CDS encoding type I restriction enzyme HsdR N-terminal domain-containing protein, translating into MEPLNLPTYLFRLKEDRGKKYIFDEIRRRFVLLTPEEWVRQHVINFLVQVKNFPRNLISIEKGFNQNRNRQRYDLLIYNNLGNPMMIVECKAPGVEINQQVFDQAGRYNNRHKANYMLITNGVKHYCCMINLQNRQYAFLNDVPDYSSMMAVIVQK; encoded by the coding sequence ATGGAACCGCTAAATTTACCAACATATTTGTTCCGGTTAAAGGAAGACAGGGGTAAAAAATACATTTTTGATGAAATACGAAGGCGGTTTGTGTTGCTAACCCCCGAAGAATGGGTAAGGCAGCATGTTATCAATTTTCTTGTGCAGGTAAAAAATTTTCCGCGCAACCTGATATCCATCGAAAAAGGCTTCAATCAAAACAGGAATCGCCAGCGTTATGATCTGCTGATATACAACAACCTGGGTAACCCCATGATGATTGTTGAATGCAAAGCCCCCGGAGTTGAAATCAACCAGCAGGTTTTCGACCAGGCTGGCCGTTATAATAACAGGCACAAAGCGAATTATATGCTCATCACTAATGGGGTTAAACATTACTGCTGCATGATTAATCTTCAGAACAGGCAATACGCCTTTCTGAATGATGTTCCCGACTATAGCAGCATGATGGCCGTTATCGTCCAAAAATAG
- a CDS encoding class I SAM-dependent methyltransferase, translated as MISFDSDILRCPLTGEDLHLITGVELTDILSRSGAHTGEAQAFKQGYQNTSGTWFYPIMDDIILLLPVYALFTGTGKDERQSMPFDKKRVFEYYNQISYDIRGGLKVYSDTNRWVDYREVTRNYIRHSFTRAGKFLGGGKYLLDIASGPIGLPEYVALSDSFEYRICADISVNALIQARQNYSHRKGIYICADITNIPLKENSCDAVLCQHTLYHIPRDEQATAVNEMYRVLKQDSSLAIVYSMFYRSWFMNITLLPVQLYRIARHFGGKAWVRLIGIKPRLYFYPHSLSWFRRNFTFGHKAEIHCWRSTNKYFLNTYIHKKLWGEKILEKLMKLEDANNRFLARHGEYPLIIIKK; from the coding sequence ATGATCTCCTTTGATTCTGATATTCTTCGTTGTCCGCTCACCGGGGAGGATCTGCACTTAATCACAGGAGTTGAACTCACCGACATACTCAGTCGGTCGGGCGCACATACAGGAGAAGCACAAGCTTTCAAACAAGGTTATCAAAATACATCAGGTACATGGTTTTACCCTATAATGGATGACATCATCCTGTTATTACCGGTTTATGCCTTGTTCACAGGAACCGGTAAGGATGAAAGACAATCCATGCCTTTCGATAAAAAGAGAGTGTTCGAATACTACAACCAGATCAGTTACGATATCCGAGGGGGTCTTAAAGTATACAGTGACACCAACAGGTGGGTAGACTACCGGGAAGTGACGCGTAACTATATCAGGCATTCTTTTACCCGGGCAGGAAAATTCCTGGGCGGCGGAAAATACCTGCTTGATATAGCTTCCGGGCCTATCGGGCTTCCGGAATATGTGGCTCTTTCTGATTCGTTTGAATACCGGATATGTGCTGATATTTCGGTAAACGCACTGATACAGGCAAGGCAGAATTACAGTCACCGTAAGGGAATATATATTTGCGCCGATATAACCAATATTCCGCTGAAAGAGAATTCATGCGATGCGGTGCTGTGCCAGCATACATTATATCACATTCCGCGCGACGAACAGGCTACCGCTGTTAATGAAATGTACAGGGTTTTAAAGCAAGATTCAAGCCTGGCTATTGTGTATAGCATGTTTTACCGCAGCTGGTTTATGAATATTACACTACTGCCGGTCCAGTTGTACCGTATAGCCCGTCATTTCGGAGGCAAGGCCTGGGTTAGGTTAATTGGCATTAAACCAAGACTTTATTTTTATCCGCACAGTCTTTCATGGTTCAGAAGAAATTTCACTTTTGGTCATAAAGCTGAAATACACTGCTGGAGAAGCACAAATAAGTATTTCCTGAATACCTATATACACAAGAAATTGTGGGGCGAAAAAATTCTCGAAAAACTCATGAAACTTGAAGATGCGAATAACCGATTTCTCGCCCGTCATGGAGAATACCCTCTTATAATTATTAAAAAGTAA
- a CDS encoding YqgE/AlgH family protein, with the protein MQIHYDFFQTGNTLSPQKGRILISEPFLMDNYFKRSIVLITEHNEEGTVGFVLNKPINMKVNEVMSDFPPVNAIVSLGGPVQTNTLHYIHTMGDIIPGSVKVVDNIYWGGEFAVIKRLLESKMLTNENIRFFLGYSGWQANQLDEELTDNAWVVADIRPEEIMSPMSKYYWNKTLTRLGKKFQMWSNFPENPQMN; encoded by the coding sequence ATGCAGATCCATTATGATTTTTTTCAGACAGGGAACACGCTTTCACCTCAGAAGGGCCGGATTCTCATCTCTGAGCCTTTTCTGATGGATAATTATTTTAAGCGTTCCATTGTACTGATAACTGAGCACAACGAAGAGGGAACCGTTGGATTTGTGCTGAATAAGCCCATTAACATGAAAGTTAATGAAGTGATGTCCGATTTTCCACCGGTTAATGCTATTGTTTCTCTGGGAGGTCCGGTACAGACAAATACTTTGCATTATATACACACCATGGGTGATATCATCCCCGGTAGTGTGAAAGTTGTCGATAATATCTACTGGGGTGGCGAATTTGCCGTTATAAAAAGGCTGCTTGAGTCGAAGATGCTTACGAATGAGAACATCCGGTTCTTTCTTGGGTATAGCGGCTGGCAGGCTAACCAGCTGGATGAAGAACTCACCGATAATGCCTGGGTAGTTGCTGATATACGCCCTGAGGAGATCATGAGCCCGATGAGCAAGTATTACTGGAATAAAACACTGACACGGCTCGGAAAAAAATTCCAGATGTGGTCAAATTTTCCTGAGAACCCGCAGATGAATTAG
- a CDS encoding polysaccharide biosynthesis tyrosine autokinase yields the protein MMSDERYVDFEAEDSIDIKAFLIKCLRYWYVFGAVLIVALCIAIVINRFSEPVYRVTSRLLIKDEENPLDPQNFIGASLYGNPYKLQNEIGMLQSKSLTRRTLKNLDFYVSSFEETRFKSIDLYKSAPFVIQLDTGFDQSLGVKFNLKFINDTLLYIDALEKQVVSHNFRTNSNTGIIDNFHFSDTVAFGELCGNRYCRFRVMPNFQMLHLIKEHRLYSFRINSLSQLVNQYRISDIEAEKNSSILSLSIRCGNIQAGTDYLNELGRVFLEKGLERDDRIATSTIKFIDDQLKGITDSLRFSEDNLQRFRSTRGVTNIDYQAQQTYEQMEELRNQQAQLIVKSKYYNYLRDYLLKNNQVNDLIAPSSMDINDPLLNNLIIELTRLYGERAEMSFNSIRDNPYLQSLEAKITETKRNLIENTDNIIKASEISLKEIDSRISGIESTIDELPASQREYLVIERKFKLNDAIYTYLLTKRSEVQISKASNVPSNEILDQASSDDFELVSPNTRMNFIIAFLLGLFIPAVFIYLKDYFKNKISDKNEIQKLTSVPIIGHILHNSYKTGLVVNAVPSSTIAESFRSLRTNFQFFTKPDEKNIILITSIIKGEGKSFTSVNLGSVFAQAGKKVVILDFDLRKARLGQYLDIQSDDGLSRFLSNHINLEKIIFQSGIENLDVIPSGPIPPNPLELISSDRTSGLFEELKRRYDVVLIDSPPIALVSDALLLLRFANIRLIVVRQNYTPRLLFESVLHDLEKRGINSLNIVLNDDRGPMNGYYGYYGYGVYGYGNEDEKKSLKQRISAIFGR from the coding sequence ATGATGAGCGACGAGCGTTATGTTGATTTTGAGGCGGAGGATTCGATCGACATCAAGGCATTTCTGATAAAATGTCTTCGTTATTGGTATGTTTTCGGTGCAGTTTTGATAGTTGCCCTATGCATAGCCATAGTAATCAACCGGTTTAGCGAGCCGGTTTACAGGGTAACTTCGAGGCTGCTCATTAAGGACGAGGAAAATCCTCTCGACCCGCAAAACTTCATTGGCGCTTCTCTCTACGGCAATCCTTACAAGCTGCAGAATGAAATCGGGATGCTGCAGTCCAAAAGCCTTACCCGGCGTACACTGAAGAATCTTGATTTTTATGTTTCAAGCTTTGAAGAAACCCGCTTCAAATCAATTGATCTGTATAAAAGCGCCCCGTTTGTCATTCAGTTGGATACGGGTTTCGACCAGTCACTGGGCGTTAAATTTAATCTGAAATTTATAAACGATACCCTGCTTTATATAGATGCCCTTGAAAAGCAGGTGGTATCGCACAATTTCAGGACGAACAGCAATACGGGCATCATAGATAATTTTCACTTTTCCGATACGGTTGCTTTTGGTGAATTGTGCGGAAACCGGTACTGCCGGTTCAGGGTCATGCCAAATTTCCAGATGCTTCACCTGATAAAGGAACATCGCTTGTATTCATTCCGGATCAATAGCCTGTCACAGCTTGTAAATCAATACAGGATCAGTGACATTGAGGCCGAAAAAAACTCTTCAATCCTTAGTCTTTCCATCCGGTGCGGGAACATACAGGCAGGTACTGATTATCTGAATGAATTGGGCAGGGTTTTCCTTGAAAAAGGCCTCGAACGCGATGACCGTATTGCCACATCAACAATTAAATTCATTGATGACCAGCTGAAAGGAATTACCGATTCATTGCGTTTTTCCGAGGACAATTTGCAGCGGTTCAGGTCAACCAGGGGAGTTACAAACATCGACTACCAGGCTCAGCAGACTTATGAACAGATGGAGGAGCTTCGAAACCAGCAGGCACAGCTTATAGTCAAATCGAAATACTATAACTACCTGCGTGATTATCTTTTGAAAAACAACCAGGTAAACGACCTGATTGCTCCTTCATCCATGGATATCAATGACCCGCTTCTCAATAACCTGATTATAGAACTTACCCGTCTTTACGGTGAGCGAGCCGAAATGTCATTCAATTCAATCAGGGACAATCCATACCTGCAATCCCTTGAGGCAAAAATCACCGAAACAAAAAGGAACCTAATTGAGAATACGGACAACATTATTAAAGCTTCCGAAATATCGCTTAAAGAAATAGATTCCCGTATTTCAGGCATCGAATCGACTATTGATGAACTTCCGGCCAGCCAGCGCGAATATCTTGTCATTGAACGTAAATTCAAACTGAATGATGCCATTTACACCTACCTGCTAACCAAGCGCTCTGAAGTGCAAATATCAAAGGCTTCAAATGTTCCGTCGAATGAAATCCTGGATCAGGCTTCTTCAGATGATTTTGAGCTGGTATCTCCGAATACACGGATGAATTTTATTATTGCCTTCCTGCTTGGACTCTTTATTCCGGCCGTTTTTATCTATTTAAAAGATTATTTTAAAAACAAGATATCCGATAAGAATGAGATCCAGAAGCTGACATCGGTGCCTATTATTGGGCATATTCTTCATAATTCGTATAAAACCGGGTTGGTAGTGAATGCAGTTCCTTCATCTACAATTGCTGAATCGTTCAGGTCATTACGAACGAATTTCCAGTTCTTTACCAAGCCCGATGAAAAGAATATTATCCTGATCACTTCTATTATAAAAGGCGAGGGTAAAAGTTTTACATCGGTCAATCTGGGCAGTGTCTTTGCACAGGCAGGCAAGAAAGTGGTAATTCTTGATTTTGATCTTCGGAAAGCCAGGCTTGGACAGTATCTCGACATACAATCTGATGATGGACTGAGTCGTTTCCTGAGTAATCATATCAACCTTGAAAAGATCATTTTTCAATCAGGCATTGAAAATCTTGATGTGATACCTTCAGGTCCCATTCCTCCGAATCCGCTCGAACTGATTTCATCTGACAGAACTTCAGGGTTGTTTGAGGAACTTAAAAGGAGGTATGATGTGGTTCTTATTGATTCTCCTCCCATAGCTCTTGTTTCGGATGCATTGTTATTGCTACGCTTTGCCAATATCAGGCTGATTGTGGTACGGCAAAATTACACTCCCCGGTTGTTGTTTGAATCGGTGCTGCATGACCTTGAAAAGAGAGGCATTAATTCGTTGAACATTGTGCTGAATGACGACCGTGGGCCAATGAACGGCTATTACGGCTATTATGGCTATGGCGTCTATGGTTATGGCAATGAGGATGAAAAGAAGTCACTAAAACAACGAATCAGCGCTATTTTTGGACGATAA
- a CDS encoding rhomboid family intramembrane serine protease gives MITYILIAFTALVSIPAFKNNDWFYKLQFNPYQVYHRRQWYRLFTHGLLHANWTHLLVNMLVLFFFGPRVDYYIQQYFDPRLAVWHNAIFLVYYFAAIGIASLTSLFRHKDDPWYNAVGASGAVSAVLFTFIFFNPWELIYFYGVIPVPGIIMGVLYLIYSHYMSRRESDNVNHDAHLSGALFGFVFPLLIDISLIHGFIARLANVSF, from the coding sequence ATGATTACCTATATATTGATTGCCTTTACCGCATTAGTTTCAATACCTGCTTTTAAAAACAACGACTGGTTTTACAAGCTTCAGTTTAATCCTTACCAGGTGTACCATCGCCGCCAATGGTACAGGTTATTTACACACGGCCTACTGCATGCAAACTGGACGCATCTTCTTGTCAATATGCTGGTGCTGTTCTTTTTCGGTCCCCGGGTGGATTATTATATTCAGCAGTATTTCGATCCAAGGCTGGCCGTGTGGCACAATGCCATTTTCCTGGTTTACTATTTTGCCGCTATTGGAATTGCTTCCCTAACGAGTTTGTTCCGCCATAAAGATGACCCGTGGTACAATGCGGTAGGCGCATCAGGAGCCGTTTCGGCTGTGTTATTTACTTTTATCTTTTTCAATCCCTGGGAACTGATTTATTTTTATGGTGTCATACCTGTTCCAGGAATCATAATGGGGGTGCTTTACCTGATCTATTCACATTACATGAGCCGACGCGAAAGCGACAACGTAAATCATGATGCCCATCTGTCGGGTGCGTTGTTCGGCTTTGTTTTCCCGCTCCTGATCGATATCAGCCTGATTCACGGTTTTATTGCCCGCCTGGCCAACGTTTCTTTCTAA
- a CDS encoding DUF5597 domain-containing protein, which translates to MKPFFLLMLCALQAINLFAQPMPYLDKQSTRTRMMVDGKPFLMLAGELGNSSSSSARYMRPIWSDLKKMHLNSVLIPAYWEMIEPEEGKFNFELIDSMIMGARSRHLKIVFLWFGSWKNSMSCYAPQWVKENQQRFPRARMHDGSPVEILTPFSNENLEADINAFTAFMQHIKDTDKDRTVIMIQVENEIGMIPDARDYCDLAERAFNEQVPAGLLKLGNKKQGSWEEVFGKGLQTDELFMAWHFAQYTGKVAEAGKSIYNLPMYVNAALIRQGYKPGQYPSAGPLPHLIDIWKAAAPSIDLFSPDIYFRNFTEWAARYDLPGNPLFIPEVGNTQSMAQAFYAFGKHNAIGYSPFSIESVSDPATNQICRAYSLLEQLSPLILENQGTGTMQGFLLDSALQVVKIRLGKYLFTVKHEYSWAYAIKTEGETPRNGGLIIMLGPDEFVIAGTGVIVTFESVADKSLAGIGTLDEVQYLDGKWIYGRRMNGDQSHQGRHMHLPGGDFTMQKVNLYLYK; encoded by the coding sequence ATGAAACCGTTTTTCCTTTTGATGCTATGCGCCTTACAGGCCATAAACCTGTTTGCTCAGCCGATGCCATACCTGGATAAGCAATCCACCCGAACCCGGATGATGGTTGACGGAAAGCCTTTTCTTATGCTGGCCGGTGAATTGGGAAATTCAAGTTCGTCAAGTGCCCGCTATATGCGCCCGATATGGTCCGACCTCAAAAAAATGCATCTGAATTCAGTATTGATCCCTGCTTACTGGGAGATGATCGAACCTGAAGAAGGGAAATTTAATTTCGAACTGATCGATAGTATGATTATGGGTGCACGAAGCAGGCACCTTAAAATTGTGTTCCTTTGGTTTGGCTCATGGAAGAACAGTATGTCGTGTTACGCTCCTCAATGGGTTAAGGAAAATCAGCAGCGTTTTCCACGGGCAAGGATGCATGACGGATCTCCTGTTGAAATTCTTACACCGTTTAGTAACGAAAACCTGGAGGCTGATATAAATGCCTTTACCGCCTTCATGCAACATATTAAGGATACCGATAAAGACCGAACCGTGATCATGATCCAGGTTGAAAATGAAATCGGGATGATTCCGGATGCACGCGACTATTGTGACCTTGCTGAAAGAGCATTCAATGAACAGGTTCCTGCCGGGCTATTGAAACTGGGAAATAAAAAGCAAGGTTCATGGGAAGAGGTCTTTGGTAAAGGACTTCAGACCGATGAGCTTTTTATGGCCTGGCACTTTGCTCAATATACCGGGAAAGTCGCTGAAGCAGGAAAAAGCATATATAACCTGCCGATGTATGTAAATGCTGCGCTCATAAGACAGGGTTATAAACCCGGGCAGTATCCCAGCGCGGGACCTTTGCCTCATCTTATCGATATCTGGAAGGCTGCTGCTCCATCAATCGATTTGTTTTCACCTGATATTTATTTCAGGAATTTTACCGAATGGGCTGCCCGTTACGACCTTCCTGGCAACCCGCTTTTCATTCCCGAAGTGGGAAATACACAAAGCATGGCACAGGCTTTTTATGCTTTCGGAAAACATAATGCAATCGGGTACAGTCCTTTTTCAATCGAATCCGTCTCCGACCCGGCCACAAACCAGATTTGCCGGGCCTATTCCCTGCTTGAACAGTTATCGCCGCTTATCCTGGAAAACCAGGGCACAGGGACCATGCAGGGTTTTTTACTGGACAGTGCATTGCAGGTTGTAAAGATCAGGCTTGGCAAATACCTGTTCACGGTAAAACATGAATATAGCTGGGCTTACGCAATAAAAACCGAAGGCGAAACTCCGCGTAACGGAGGACTAATCATCATGCTGGGGCCCGATGAATTTGTGATTGCCGGTACAGGTGTCATTGTAACGTTTGAATCTGTGGCCGACAAATCCCTTGCAGGAATCGGCACCCTGGATGAAGTACAGTACTTGGATGGAAAATGGATTTATGGCCGCAGGATGAATGGGGATCAGAGCCACCAGGGCAGGCACATGCATTTGCCCGGCGGAGACTTTACCATGCAAAAAGTAAATTTGTACCTGTATAAATAA